DNA from Dermochelys coriacea isolate rDerCor1 chromosome 20, rDerCor1.pri.v4, whole genome shotgun sequence:
TTTCAGTTGAATCTAAATCTCTGTATTCTATGTTGTGTTCAACCGTACAACTGACTGTTCTGGAAGTTCAGCATTATGTCTCTCTCTGTATACACTGTGGTGCACTTaacttgtggattttttttatactaAAAAAAGTAGAATAAAGactattttgaaaatttgaataAAGTGACAAAGTTGCATTAGACCTCACAAAGAACTCCTGACTGTTACTCAGATTGGTggctggttgttttgttttgttgttttaaaggcTTGCATCTTCTTTTCTGCCTTCTTGCAAACTTCATCTTAAATAGGTTTTGTGAAAGGGGAACTTTTCTTAAGAGGTGAGGAGAACCCTGTAGATCTCCCGAGAGCATTTCACACTAGTCTAACCTAACATAGGGAAGGATGAAAGGAAAGAGTGAAGTGAAATTTGAGTAGATTGTTCTGTTGCTTTGTGAGGATATCACAGAATGGCATGATGGATAAGTGGATGTGCGGTACAATAGAGGGTCATGCCAAACTGAAGGATTTTTAGTCTCTTGGACACTGGCATACTGCTTCAGAAGCTAAGCAATACAGGGCATGGTGAGTCATCTAGACTAGAGGGGCTCAGTCATTTAATGCTGATGGCCTAAAGCAAACATAAAGGGCAATGTAGTTTCAGGCACCTTTTTTTCATCCCTAACCAAGAATTATTGCTGATAGAGGTAAAGAGCTTTGAATTTTAGTGCTTCATTCAGCCTAAGATCATGTAACTTGCCCTAAATGGGGGTGGTGGCACTAGTGACACCAGATTAAGGCACTGTGCAGAACAGTCATACAACAGGCTACACCATAAAGAGGCATGACTTTATTATGCTGCGTGACTTTTGTTTACATGAAATAAGCTGCTAGCCTCATTGCTTGCAAGGACGTAATAGGAATTATCCTTTTTAGAGCATGGATCTGTCTGGTCTCAGACACTGGCCAGTGCCACCTGCAATACCTcaaagtgcaagaaaccctgtagtGGACCACACTGAATAATTGGCTCCTAAGACAAATTTCTTTAATTGGCCTTCGTCAGCTAATAGCTGTCCTCATTTTGAGAGGCAGTGTGCTCCAAGGGTTAAGACACTAGGCTGGGatcaggagccctgggttctcttccagctctaccactgacttgctgtgtgaccttaggcaagtcacttccccatcTATGCTTCCAGTTCCCCTGCTGCGTGGTGGCCCTTTAgactaagttctttggggcagggactcactAGGCAGTTGTATTAGAGCCTAGCACGATCAAGGCCTCTAGGCTTTATTGTAACACAAACAACAACTTGATTAACTTTGGCACTTAATCTGTGTCTTCCCACTCACTTCCTTTaggcaaccttaacattctttgcTTGAGGAGAGAGAAACTCTAGATGTTTGTTAATCCGTTTTACAAACCAGACAAAGAAGTGTGCCATCACCCCAGCTGACACTTCTACAGTGTAGTGCTTCCAACCCAATTACTTTTATTAAGCAGGAGATCCTTGCCTTCAGTTTAACCATTATTCTACGCAGTGGAACGATGGTTGAGGTTAGCACTGTGTACACTTTTCCTTCTTGGATTAACTTCATAAGTTAGGGGAAAAAAGTCTCTAGATCCCAGAGTCCAGGAAACATGGGCAACTTAGCATCAAACCTGGAGTATGGTGTAGAAGCTGTTAGCCATGCTGAATGGTTTATATAAAAtattcctccttttctcctttcaAAGGGAGGTTCTCCATCTGTACAGACACATCTGATTCTGGTTGCTCATAGGTATGGTAGCTACCTTTATTCTTGTACAGGTATGTGATGATGATTACCAGGACTGTCAGTAGTGTGATGAAAACCACGGTGATGACACCTTCCAAAGAAGAAGAAAGCCAGATTAGAATATAGCCTTGCACAGATCAGCCTCTAGCTGCTCACTTAAAAAACTGCTTGATCTATGATAATACTAGCACTAGTCAGAAGAGCAGCAGAACAAAATGGGATGCTAGCAGGTCTATATTTATTTCAAACTGGGAAAACAGTACAAAAGTGTATATTAAAAAATAACTCACTGTAGGGGGCAAGGAAGAGGTACAGAGTGGGTACAGCACTAGCCTAGGATTTAAGTCTAGATTtcattccctgctctgtcccagacttcatgtcactggggccagatttttaaaggcattttggcttctaaagatgcagattgaaaatcccactaggtccCCATCTGCATCTGGTCATACAGCAGGGCCAAGGAGCATGGGAGAGGGGAGatataagccctaggctaattaaggcatggttccctgtagactagggaaggttaCTACAGGTTAAGTGaagcacctgtagtcaattaaggccctgtcaggaacctaataaaaacaccctgcttcaggcagacagtGTGGTgcgaggaaggagagaggactgggatTTAGAGGCATGTTGCTGAGAATTGAAAAAACAGAACTGGAGGAAGGGACACCCTGCCCCAACATCAAAGACCAAGGGTAACCCTACCCAAGGGCCAAGAGGGTAAGAAACCCGCATGGGCCAGGGTTCAGAGCACAGAGCAAACACAGACCCCTTccccgcttccctcctctaccacctttccGGGCCACTAGCAGGGCCCTCAGTGctccaagagcaggggcaaggggtggcatctAGACTCCCTACCAAGAAAAGCACAGAACCCACCATCCCAACATCAGCCATTTTGCcagtctttaggcacctaaataccttttaaaaaatctatccCTTGGTCTgtatgcctcagttcctcatctgtaaaatggggagaataggAAAGTACTACCTCATCGGGGTGTTGTGTGAATTAATACGTTGAGTGTGAGAGGCTCAGATACTATGCTGATGGGGACCATATAGTACTGTAATATCATTTACTATATTCATGtatggatttggggaaggagtgtgGCAGGGACTGCACAGGAAAAGATGTGGGTTTCATGTCTGGCTCTGTGCCTGGCTCTTGTGGTCTTGGACTTGCCACTCCTCTTTTCTGTACCTCTGTTCCCTACCCATAAAATGACAGTAATATCTCCCTTGCTGTTGAGAAGCTTAAAACACTTGATGTTTGAGAACTTCAGAAGCAAGATGGATTTGTCGTGGTGTCTAGAAATGACCTAGGAGGCTCCTCTTTTTCCTGATCTTTAAATAGAATAGCTTATGGAATATTAGTAAAGCAGCTGAGATGTATGCTAAGGTAATAGAAACAGCAGTTTATCAGCAGTTGCTGGCTACTGGTTTCTTTGTTACGGGAAGTTACTCCAGCATTTCAGCCATTACCAGGCAGATCGCTCTTAACCAGCAACACACTATACCCTGAAGAGATGCTTCAGACAACAGCACCTGTAGTAGAGTGTTACACCTGGAAATAAGGTTATCAAAGCAGCCTATGACAAGGCTTGGAGACTGCCTAAGAGGCAAGACTAACCTTATGTGCGTGGACAGAGATGGAGGTGGCATTGATTTGGTTGGGTGAGTAGCTGTATAATCCATAGATGGTTTTTTTCCTATAcccatttcctcctctttctcttaGTGTGGATTTTCCCCCAGCCCTGAACTATATCTTTTGTCTCCTCTCTGGGCTTAGAACCTGGGCCGGGTGAAATTCACTGTTGCTTTAGCTTCATGTAGGCCATCGCTGTGGGGGGCCAATCTAAAATTCTTCTCAGTAAAAAGGGACTGCGAGGCTACTAAACTCCTCTGCCTGGAAAAGTTCAGCAGCTGTCAGTTGGATAAAAGTGACATAGCTTCAGGTGCCATTATAACCTCTCGGTATGGTGCATTCCTGATGTACATATCTACCGAGGTCAGTGCTGACATTTTGGGCGTTAGCTGGGAACTGCCAAGGTCATCCAAGTTGCCATATGGCCCCTCGTAGCAGTGAAAAGAACCATAAACGCCTCAGCGTGGAAGAAAGATGAGTAGGTCCTGTACGGCGAATTACTTTGATTAGTCTCTGAGCTTTCCCCAGAAAGTGTCTATATACCTATGTCTTGCGGTACAAAGCAGAGTGATGGCTTATGTGCTGTTTGGGATCAATATGCAACAATAGTAATGTCCTACCTGTGATGACACCCACACTGCCTTCCTCTTGGAGAGATGGCGTATTTATCCCCTTCAGAAAAGGGGTGGTCAGCTCTCCTTTAGAACGCCGGGGGTGAAATTGAGaaaagcagggagggaaggaaagaatgTAAGTGACACTGTTATTGAAGCATCTTCAAGGCACTTACAGTAAAGCCTTTGAAGGCATCTAGTTACACAAGAATAGGTCTTATGCTAAGACTTGTTTAGTAGcattggttgaaaatttttcattgaaaccGTTTTGGGTTTGGAAACAGGCTTAAAAcgaaaaggaagtgtttcttcacacaatcaggccatggaactctttgctagaggatgttaaggccaaaactataacagggttcaaaaaaagaactagataaattcatggaggataggtccatcaatggctattagccaggatgggaagggatggtgtctttagcctctgtttgccagaagctgggaatggatcacgtgatgattccctgttctgttcattccctctggggcatctggcactggccactgtcagaagacaggctactgggctagatggacagtatggctgttcttctgaAAATGCCCTTTTggcaaaaccaatttttttttttttggtggtgaaaTTGTATTGACAACgttttgtttaggaaaaaataGGAAGAGTTTCAAAAATGTAAACAACCCATTGTGACACTTTTAGaacaaaaaagttttgatttttccatgGCAAAATGACTTTGGTTTGAAGCTTACTTcatgagatatttttaaaaaaatagttgaaatccaaattaaatgttttgatagaCCTGAAGCGATTTTtttcaggtcattttgaattagtCCCaatttgaatcaaaatgttttgttcaaaaattTCAGTTTCTCACAGCATGGAAAATCAGTTTTCCGACCAATTCTGTCATTTACCACAGATGAACCCTCGAATGAGAGTGAAGTCTGGAAACTTTGAAACCAACATGTGGTTTCAATGTGtagcagccactgcagtaatgCAACTGCTCAGCTATCCCCTTAATTAAATGATTAGAGCAGTAGCCTTGATTAGCAGCCCAGAGGCAATTGACACTTTTGGCCAAATCTGTGGACTTTAATGGTGCAACATGGCTATTGGAATCAGTGAGTTTTGCTCAATTCAAGACTCCAAGACATGGTTTAACAGCATCTTTCCCATCATTCTATGGCATTATGTAATCGGGCTGTCTCCTTGCACATCGTGTTATAAATAGCTTAAGTGCTACCAGCAGGAATGGTCTGGCAGTAGCTCTGTTACAAATTGTCTTACAAGTTCTCAACCTGAGACAATTTCTTCTGGCTACATTTTGCTTCAAGAGTGGGTGGGATTATTTGTTTAGGGATGTGGGTTTGTCTTCATGTGGGACAGTTATAAAGGGACCTTTTGGATAGGGGAAAACGGGGAAAAAATAGAAGTAAGCTGCATGCACAGCATGCGTTTTTCCTGCAATGTCTTCAGCAGTAACAAACTTGCATTCACAAATGCTTCTAAAGTTTGGCTTATTATAAACTTCTTACAATACAACATCTTAGCAGGAGAGGCAGATGAGGCCACATTTTGTATCATGCAATAGGTGCTGCTTTTCCTTGCCAGCTAGTAAACCAAGCTGTGATTTACTGACTCCTTACCAGATCTGCGACCTGCCAAGCTTTCAAGCGCTTCTTACCTGtaggtagcggaggtggtggagTAGCTGCCATGGATCTAGCTGAGTTGCAGGTGTGTTTATCCTTCCAATTTAAATTGTGATCTTTTAGAACTACAAAAACAGCCAGAAAAGTGACGTTAGATTTATTAGTGTCTTACAAGGGCGAGTGTAACTCATCTAATTATCCTTATGTTTAGTTATGGTAGAATCTGAACTTGTGATCAGTCACCCACCATCAAAAGCAGCACTtactttaagaaaacaaaacagtctaATTTGTGCAGACCTCATTGGAATAGTTGAGCCCAGGGTCAACCCAGGAGCAAGTTAAGAAAAGCGGGGATTGGGAAAGCCTAGGTGACTGTCCAGCATCTTCAAGCAGGTCCTGTTCTATTTGTTCGTTACGCCAGGATCAGAGCAGACCAATGATGAAGTGGGGAATTGTCTCTAGACGTGCCATTAGTTCTCAGATTCAATTTAAGCACATGACACTTTACACCTTCAAAATGCTTTCTATGCACTAACTAGTAAGTCCTTACAACTTCTGCGCTATGCATATAATTTTCTTTGTCATAAAAGGGGACAATGAGGCACAGATATGTTGAGGCCAGAACGTCTAAAGGTGGCCTTTGATTTTGGGGGCTTGAGTTTCAAGTGCTTCCTCTCAGCCACACGGGGCCTGATTTTCCAGGATGCTGGGCACAGCCACACCTTctgctgacttcattgggagtggtgggtgctcagccctctgaaaaccaggcccgaAGTGCGGCAAGATGGGCACCCTCAATTGGAGgccattttgaaaactttggatTCAAGTATCAGTTTAGAATTTCTAGGCCTATGTTTGTTCGGCTAGACTTAGGGATTCTCGTTTTCAATTTGACCTTTGCCATCACTCTCCTGATCAGGAGCACTCTTATGGAGCTCTCTGGGTGTGTAATAGGGTTACTATCTTTGAAatgcaatccccccccccacgcacacaagGCAAGTCCACTGCACtcccaaccacaaggcaactctgCATCCCCCCTTTAGCAGCCACTTTTCTAGAGAGAGAACACGTATAGATAAGATTGATAACATTGCAGGTCTCCTCACTCTCCCAGGTGACcaggcttagggtgaccagatagaaaatgtgaaaaatcgggacaggaggtgggggtaataggcacctgtataagaaaaagccccatatatcgggacatctggtcacctaagTGTGCTTGTGTGTTAGTGGACAgtcagctgctgtattttcaacaggTCTGATCTGTTCTCACGTAAACTGTGGAAGTGGGGaccactgcagcatctttagctggacacaaacttttaacattaggTATCCCAGTATATGGAGATAACACAAATCTTTAGACCCAGGTAAAAAAACCCGGCAGATCCTAGCaaatccactaaaaaaaaaatggctttttcagGGTTTTTGTGTGAACTTGCTCAATTAATAGACTTGATTGGTTTCTAAAATCTAATAACTCAATCTCAGTGCATAAGTAAACTCTTAACAGGAAGAATAAAGCCTTTAACATGAAAAAATAAAGAGATCTAGACAACTGGCTCTACCCCAAGCAAGTGGAGATGTCTCACCCCATTCTGCTACATGGCAGTTCATGTTGCTCAAGTCCAAATATCTTGCTTATCAAAGTAGTAATGCCTGGCATTCACattgcctttcctcccccacacTTAAAAACAGGATCTCAATGATTAAACATGTGGAAAAGGCTGCATGCATTACTTCCATGCTCTTGTAAAGATTCTTCTCAGCTGCATTGAGAGAGGAACCACCCTCATAGCTGCATCTCTGGTTTTAATGGCAGTTGCAGTTAGATCTCTGTGTATTTTATGAGGCAGGGATATGCCTCACACCCCTTTTTCCCAAGGCTGTCTGCCTCATAGCAAATGATTCACCCAAGCACTTGCAataaaattagcaaaaagaaaaggaggacttgtggcaccttagagactaacaaatttattagagcataagctttcgtgagctacagctcacgaaagcttatgctctaataaatttgttagtctctaaggtgccacaagtcctccttttctttttgcgaatacagactaacacagctgctattctgaaacctgtcaataaaatTAGCAGCAGCTTCCCTACTCCACAATCAGGTGACTCAGCTGCTGTGCAGAAACTGACCACTAGGTGTTAggctaaaataaattttaaaacagcagTTCAACACCACACAAATGGGGTCAGAGAAGTGTCCTACCGTTTCTACTTCAGTATCACTCTGTATTTAAAAGCACCTTGCTAACTTAAGAGCATATGGCACAGTGTAAGCCTGTAAACCCAGATGTTCTCTATTGAAACTGAAAGATCTAAATTAGTTTTCACTATTTACACTCTGGTTTAGTCTGTGGTTGTCTTAGGGCCTGATGATATCTTCTTGTTAACCAGGTTTCAgggtaacagccatgttagtctgtattcgcaaaaagaaaaggagtacttgtggcaccttagagactaagatgccacaagtattccttttcttcttgttaacCAGCTCATTATCAACTTGTGTTCTCCCCCTATGTGTTGTGTCCACCTGTCCTCTCTCATTTTTAGACCTGCATTTTAAGCTGTCCAGGGCAGGTCCTGCCTTTTTGttgcatgtttgtacagtgcctagtacaatcaCTCTGGGATCTTACTGTTCTTACTTAGATCTTACTGTAACACCTAATGGGAGGCTGCACAGCCATGCAGGGGAGTAAAGGAGAGGAAGACAACCCCCAGCGCAGGGCACAGTGAAGACCAGTAACTTCTCTCATACCTGTGTAGGTAGGTGGGCAGGCAGGGTCAGAAACTTCATttgaaacccccccacccccaccttcttCCCTTCCAGAAATGCATCCGAGCTGAGCCAGCATGAGGTGGGAAGTAATCCACTGCTGGTCTAGCCCAGTAGCAGATTACTTCTTAAAGTAAAGGGGAACCAGTGAACTGTGACTTTGAATCACAGTTTGTCCCATGATCTGCTCTTAGAGCTCCACCCTGTTTCTTACACAGACCAAATTGTGAGACACCACACTAGCCCTTAATTTGAACACGAGAATAGATTGCTTATAGTGTCACTGACACCCTCTCATTTCTTGCTAAGCTTTTataaaacgaggagtccttatggtACCTTAGGGAGATACCCAAATGTGTTAAAGCTTCGTAGGcataaaacccacttcatcagacgtATGGAGtgttatttttcactccatgcatctgatgaagtggttctagcacatgaaaacttatgccccaataaatgtgttaggctTTTTAGTTGGATTTCAAACGTTTGCTCTGTACTATTTGCAGCTCTAGGTGGCAGCACTTAGCCCATGGTGCTGAGTGCAGTATAAAAGCTTACAGAGTGGTAGCCGTGctactctgtatcagcaaaaacaacgaggagttcttgtggcaccttagagacgaaacttatgcccaaataaatgtgttagtctctaaggtgccacaagaaactcctcgttgtttttgctgatacagagtagCACGGCTACCACTCTGTAAGCTTTATATTGCACTCAGCACCATGGGCTAAGTGCTGCCACCCTAGAGCTGCAAATAGTACAGAGGCAAATGTTTGAATCCAACTAAAAAGCCTTTCTAGTGAATTGGATTCATGAAAAAACATTGCTATAGTCATACCTTTTGTAAAAAGGTTTCTGGCGTCAGTACCTGAGTCTAAGTTACTCGACAACATTGCTTTAGAAATGTTTCCCTATGCGTGATGCCAAGTTATGAAGGTAAAATGTCATCCCTGGAAGTTCCAGAACGTGAGCGCGCACCTGAGCAAGCAAGGGAAGTGACCAACTTTCCTGAAGATAATTGCCTCTGTGAAAGCCAGGAAAAATAGCTTGTGATTTTACAGCCTCGCAGGGATTGAAAAGAGACTGTCGACTGTGCTTTCGATCATGGTGTCTCGGAATTTGAAGATGGTGTTTAGCATGGAGGAATGCAGTGAGTAAGGGGATTTCAGCAGCAGTAAGGTGATTTTGGGGCAACCTGATTTAGGGATTTCAGAGAGAAGAGGCGGGCACTGGTTAATATGATGAAGGTTAGCAAAGGCTGGAGCATGATGCAGGGAGTGGTTACAACAAAGTATGGAACAGCCTGGTTATAATTTTACTCCTGCCTGATGAGCATTTTGCTTGGACCCCTATTGAGCTGCACACTGAATGTGAGCACAAAACTCACCTAGCTACAACAGACACAAAACTCAGCTACAGAGCAATCCAGGAGTCACAATGCCATAGAGAGGCTGGAAAGAAATTCTACCTCGCAGAATGACAGTCAGTCagcaacagggaaagattaagaatgagctctcaaactGGCTACTCTCAAGAACCACCCTTCCACACAAGCTtccctcgtggctggactttaccaAAAACTAGacaaagccatttacaacacacactttgcttctctacaaagaaaaaggacactaagcatATCTAAACTACTAATGCCAcaagggccacaacagtggttctgtaacccacccagcatattgttaatctatccaactatactcttaacccagcagaagaatctgtcctatctcagggcctctcctttgcccttccccccacacgaacatgatacagttctgtgtgACCTAGAATCtatttcgacgtctccgactcaaggaatatttccacaCACCTCTGACCCACATAttacccacagagaccttcctaccaacactacaaaaagaaggattctgggtggactcctcctgaaggtcgaaacacagcagcctggacttctacatagagtgcttccgccaatgtgcacgggctgaaattgtggaaaagcagctatcgcttgccccataacctcagccgtgcagcaCACAGATGC
Protein-coding regions in this window:
- the LOC119845652 gene encoding small cell adhesion glycoprotein isoform X4 produces the protein MVSVLKDHNLNWKDKHTCNSARSMAATPPPPLPTELTTPFLKGINTPSLQEEGSVGVITDEELRHTDQGIDFLKGVITVVFITLLTVLVIIITYLYKNKGSYHTYEQPESDVSVQMENLPLKGEKEEYFI
- the LOC119845652 gene encoding small cell adhesion glycoprotein isoform X1 yields the protein MLSSNLDSVLKDHNLNWKDKHTCNSARSMAATPPPPLPTGELTTPFLKGINTPSLQEEGSVGVITDEELRHTDQGIDFLKGVITVVFITLLTVLVIIITYLYKNKGSYHTYEQPESDVSVQMENLPLKGEKEEYFI
- the LOC119845652 gene encoding small cell adhesion glycoprotein isoform X3; translated protein: MVSVLKDHNLNWKDKHTCNSARSMAATPPPPLPTGELTTPFLKGINTPSLQEEGSVGVITDEELRHTDQGIDFLKGVITVVFITLLTVLVIIITYLYKNKGSYHTYEQPESDVSVQMENLPLKGEKEEYFI
- the LOC119845652 gene encoding small cell adhesion glycoprotein isoform X6, giving the protein MLSSNLDSVLKDHNLNWKDKHTCNSARSMAATPPPPLPTELTTPFLKGINTPSLQEEGSVGVITGVITVVFITLLTVLVIIITYLYKNKGSYHTYEQPESDVSVQMENLPLKGEKEEYFI
- the LOC119845652 gene encoding small cell adhesion glycoprotein isoform X2 produces the protein MLSSNLDSVLKDHNLNWKDKHTCNSARSMAATPPPPLPTELTTPFLKGINTPSLQEEGSVGVITDEELRHTDQGIDFLKGVITVVFITLLTVLVIIITYLYKNKGSYHTYEQPESDVSVQMENLPLKGEKEEYFI
- the LOC119845652 gene encoding small cell adhesion glycoprotein isoform X5, with translation MLSSNLDSVLKDHNLNWKDKHTCNSARSMAATPPPPLPTGELTTPFLKGINTPSLQEEGSVGVITGVITVVFITLLTVLVIIITYLYKNKGSYHTYEQPESDVSVQMENLPLKGEKEEYFI
- the LOC119845652 gene encoding small cell adhesion glycoprotein isoform X8, whose protein sequence is MAATPPPPLPTGELTTPFLKGINTPSLQEEGSVGVITDEELRHTDQGIDFLKGVITVVFITLLTVLVIIITYLYKNKGSYHTYEQPESDVSVQMENLPLKGEKEEYFI
- the LOC119845652 gene encoding small cell adhesion glycoprotein isoform X7, which encodes MVSVLKDHNLNWKDKHTCNSARSMAATPPPPLPTGELTTPFLKGINTPSLQEEGSVGVITGVITVVFITLLTVLVIIITYLYKNKGSYHTYEQPESDVSVQMENLPLKGEKEEYFI